One genomic segment of Pandoraea thiooxydans includes these proteins:
- the hutI gene encoding imidazolonepropionase: MTHGTLSVWRNARLCPRGDPADVIEQGALIVQNGRIDWLGAEAALPPEAANFALQHDAGGRWITPGLVDCHTHLVYAGQRADEFAQRLAGVGYAEIAQRGGGILRTVRATRDASEDALFHQSARRLEALLAEGVTALEIKSGYGLDLASERKMLRVARRLGAAYPVSLYTTFLGAHALPPEYAGRADDYIDEVCERILPTLHDEGLVDAVDVFCERIGFTAAQCERVFQAAQRLSLPVKIHAEQLSNAGGTRLAARYGALSADHLEYLDEAGVQAMQAAGMVAVLLPGAFYFIREKQLPPLDLLRRHGVPIALATDSNPGTSPTTSLLLMMNMGCTLFQMTVAEVLSGVTRHAARALGRSDTHGELAPGRAADFVLWDVDSLAELPYWSGLDRCHARVRQGVLTHGPSGARP; the protein is encoded by the coding sequence ATGACGCACGGCACTCTGAGCGTGTGGCGCAATGCCCGGCTATGCCCGCGCGGCGATCCCGCCGACGTGATCGAACAGGGCGCCCTGATCGTGCAAAATGGCCGCATCGACTGGCTCGGCGCGGAGGCGGCCTTGCCGCCGGAGGCCGCGAACTTCGCATTGCAGCACGATGCCGGCGGACGCTGGATTACTCCTGGACTGGTCGACTGCCACACCCATCTGGTCTATGCCGGACAGCGCGCCGACGAGTTCGCGCAGCGTCTGGCCGGAGTCGGTTACGCCGAGATCGCGCAGCGCGGCGGCGGCATCCTGCGCACCGTGCGCGCCACCCGCGACGCCAGCGAAGATGCCTTGTTCCATCAATCGGCCCGCCGCCTCGAGGCGCTGCTGGCCGAGGGCGTCACCGCGCTCGAGATCAAATCGGGCTATGGGCTCGATCTGGCCAGCGAGCGCAAGATGCTGCGGGTCGCGCGCCGCCTGGGCGCCGCCTATCCGGTCAGCCTCTACACGACCTTCCTCGGCGCGCACGCGCTGCCTCCCGAGTATGCCGGCCGGGCCGACGACTATATCGACGAAGTCTGCGAGCGCATCTTGCCGACCCTGCACGACGAGGGACTGGTCGATGCGGTGGACGTGTTCTGCGAACGCATCGGGTTCACTGCGGCGCAGTGCGAGCGCGTGTTCCAGGCGGCCCAACGTCTGTCGCTGCCGGTCAAGATTCACGCCGAACAATTATCCAACGCTGGCGGCACGCGCCTGGCGGCGCGCTACGGGGCACTGTCGGCCGACCATCTGGAGTATCTCGACGAAGCGGGCGTGCAGGCGATGCAGGCCGCCGGGATGGTCGCCGTTCTGTTGCCCGGCGCCTTCTATTTCATTCGCGAGAAGCAGTTGCCGCCGCTCGACCTGCTGCGCCGTCACGGCGTGCCGATCGCACTGGCCACCGATAGCAACCCGGGCACTTCTCCCACCACCTCGCTTTTGCTGATGATGAACATGGGATGCACGCTGTTTCAAATGACCGTGGCCGAAGTGCTGAGCGGCGTAACCCGCCACGCTGCGCGCGCGCTGGGTCGATCCGACACGCACGGTGAATTGGCCCCGGGGCGTGCGGCCGACTTCGTGCTGTGGGACGTCGATTCGCTGGCCGAACTGCCGTATTGGAGCGGCCTCGACCGCTGTCATGCGCGGGTGCGCCAGGGCGTTCTCACGCATGGGCCAAGCGGAGCGCGCCCATGA
- a CDS encoding HutD family protein codes for MPELTVLRVDALPAVPWKNGGGTTRELAVFPAGAGFDDFVWRVSVADVAQSGPFSALPGVDREIVLLEGEGMLLHGENLTHPLVKPFEPHAFAGETPVEATLCGGATRDLNLMTRRGAARGRIAVWRGAQPQAIALESDALLVYCAAGSTTLRLDDGPSWQLRAGDMLHVPAPTAACRVQGGSTDAALVAAVIQLAPAGEEAA; via the coding sequence ATGCCTGAATTGACGGTGCTTCGTGTCGACGCCTTGCCCGCCGTGCCGTGGAAGAACGGCGGCGGCACGACGCGCGAGCTGGCGGTGTTCCCGGCGGGCGCGGGATTCGATGACTTTGTCTGGCGAGTGAGCGTGGCCGACGTAGCGCAAAGCGGTCCCTTCTCGGCGCTGCCCGGCGTCGATCGAGAGATCGTCTTGCTCGAAGGCGAGGGGATGCTGCTGCATGGCGAGAATCTCACCCACCCGCTGGTGAAGCCGTTCGAGCCCCACGCATTTGCCGGTGAGACGCCGGTCGAGGCGACGCTGTGCGGCGGCGCCACCCGGGACCTGAATCTGATGACCCGCCGTGGTGCCGCACGCGGCCGGATCGCGGTGTGGCGCGGTGCGCAGCCGCAAGCGATCGCGCTCGAGTCCGATGCCCTGCTGGTGTATTGCGCGGCCGGCAGCACGACGTTGCGGCTGGACGACGGCCCGTCCTGGCAGTTGCGCGCCGGCGATATGCTGCACGTGCCGGCACCGACGGCGGCGTGCCGGGTGCAGGGCGGCAGCACCGACGCCGCGCTGGTGGCCGCGGTGATCCAGCTGGCGCCGGCTGGCGAGGAGGCTGCATGA